Proteins encoded within one genomic window of Terriglobales bacterium:
- the pyk gene encoding pyruvate kinase, with product MSTTSFQSVAGYSSRRAKMVCTLGPSSNTEHTIRELMRAGMDVARLNFSHGTHEDHARMIQLVRRVAEQEDRIICLLQDLQGPKMRTGKLRDRTPVALKAGERLTLTGKNVLGTASMLSTTFPIAKDVEPGARILLADGLIELRVISVHGEDVECEVINGGLIGEHKGINLPGTPVSLPSITDKDKADIEFGLKHGIDLIAMSFVRTAEDVLITKRYIRSLGGKVPVISKLEKPQAIENLESIFEVTDGVMVARGDLGVEVPPEQVPIIQKHVIKRALDWRKPVITATQMLESMIENPRPTRAEASDVANAIFDGTDAVMLSGETASGKHPVEAASMMARIIVETEAHMKEIPTRRRSDRKPLSISETICESVAHAAQELDMKAIAVFTQTGNTARLVSKYRPKCPTYAFAHEHRITNTLNLLWGVIPIQCDIAPTAEDMVRGAEAELLARGVIKMGDVMGVISGTLGSTGSTNLMRLHTVGTDNISGNTEPEERRPAKVKTVRQKP from the coding sequence ATGAGCACGACTAGTTTCCAATCCGTTGCCGGATACTCTTCGCGACGCGCCAAGATGGTGTGTACGCTCGGCCCCTCGAGTAACACGGAACACACGATCCGCGAACTTATGCGCGCCGGAATGGATGTGGCGCGGCTGAACTTCTCGCACGGCACGCACGAAGACCACGCGCGCATGATTCAGTTGGTCCGCCGCGTGGCCGAGCAGGAAGACCGTATCATCTGCCTGCTCCAGGACCTGCAAGGCCCGAAGATGCGCACCGGCAAGTTGCGTGACCGCACGCCAGTTGCCCTGAAGGCCGGAGAGCGGCTGACGCTTACAGGCAAGAATGTGCTCGGTACAGCATCGATGCTCTCGACGACGTTCCCGATTGCCAAAGATGTCGAGCCGGGAGCGCGGATTCTACTGGCAGACGGACTGATCGAACTCCGCGTGATTTCGGTTCACGGCGAGGATGTGGAGTGCGAGGTCATCAATGGCGGACTCATTGGTGAGCACAAGGGCATCAATTTACCGGGAACGCCGGTGAGTCTGCCGTCGATTACCGACAAGGACAAAGCCGATATCGAGTTCGGGCTGAAGCACGGGATCGACCTGATTGCGATGTCGTTCGTGCGCACGGCCGAGGACGTCCTGATCACGAAGCGCTATATCCGTTCGCTGGGTGGAAAAGTTCCCGTCATCTCAAAGCTGGAAAAGCCACAGGCAATCGAGAATTTAGAGTCGATCTTCGAGGTGACCGACGGCGTAATGGTCGCGCGAGGCGACCTCGGCGTGGAGGTCCCGCCGGAGCAGGTACCCATCATCCAGAAGCATGTGATCAAGCGCGCTTTGGATTGGCGAAAGCCGGTGATTACCGCGACGCAGATGCTGGAGTCGATGATTGAGAATCCGCGTCCGACGCGAGCGGAAGCGAGCGACGTGGCGAACGCGATCTTCGACGGCACAGACGCGGTAATGCTTTCGGGAGAGACGGCGAGCGGGAAGCATCCGGTGGAAGCGGCGAGCATGATGGCGCGCATCATCGTGGAAACCGAGGCGCACATGAAAGAGATCCCGACACGGCGGCGGAGCGACCGAAAGCCGTTGTCGATCTCGGAGACAATCTGCGAGTCTGTGGCGCACGCAGCTCAGGAACTGGATATGAAGGCAATCGCCGTGTTCACACAGACGGGCAATACGGCTCGCCTAGTGTCGAAGTACCGGCCGAAGTGTCCGACGTACGCGTTCGCCCACGAACACCGGATCACCAACACATTGAATCTTTTGTGGGGAGTAATACCCATCCAGTGCGACATTGCGCCGACGGCGGAAGACATGGTGCGCGGGGCCGAGGCAGAGTTGCTGGCCCGTGGAGTGATAAAAATGGGCGACGTGATGGGTGTTATCTCGGGTACGTTAGGCTCGACGGGGTCGACGAATTTAATGCGACTTCACACCGTCGGTACTGATAACATCTCCGGAAACACCGAACCAGAAGAGCGTAGACCGGCGAAGGTGAAAACGGTACGGCAAAAACCCTGA
- a CDS encoding YihY/virulence factor BrkB family protein, with product MRRFLRILKLAAWRAFQNDALGHAKGSAFSSILTFFPALMLATSLMVMYDSTRAFADELARDLGRLLPPGIALAVRQYFDITQARPFRVMILASLITLWTASGVMTSWMLYFRLAYKLPNTWGLIKERFIAFGLVVMAGIPLSFATMLVAFGNEIEQQFADRMAYELGHMVEPYIILLWTILRWIIAILTGISVMALIYHHAVPRTQRWHSVIAGAVLATGLWFPATAGFGYYVRHFAQYSLFYGSLAAAIVLLVWLYIISVIVLLGAEFNAVLYPRAFATGETTIIPVTPRKKRAR from the coding sequence ATGAGACGCTTTCTCCGAATTCTCAAACTCGCGGCGTGGCGCGCGTTCCAAAACGACGCTCTGGGACACGCCAAGGGCTCAGCTTTCTCTTCCATCCTCACCTTCTTCCCCGCCCTCATGCTCGCCACTTCGCTGATGGTGATGTACGACAGCACGCGCGCGTTCGCCGATGAACTCGCCCGCGATCTCGGACGCCTGCTTCCGCCCGGAATCGCACTCGCCGTCCGCCAGTACTTCGACATCACCCAGGCGCGTCCATTCCGCGTGATGATCCTCGCCTCCCTGATCACTCTCTGGACGGCGTCCGGCGTGATGACCTCGTGGATGCTCTACTTCCGCCTGGCGTACAAACTGCCGAACACCTGGGGATTGATCAAGGAACGCTTCATCGCCTTCGGACTGGTGGTGATGGCCGGAATCCCATTGAGCTTCGCCACTATGCTCGTCGCCTTCGGAAACGAGATCGAGCAGCAGTTCGCCGACCGCATGGCCTACGAACTCGGCCACATGGTCGAGCCCTACATCATCCTCCTCTGGACCATCCTGCGATGGATCATCGCGATCCTTACCGGAATTTCGGTGATGGCTCTCATCTACCACCACGCCGTTCCGCGGACGCAGCGATGGCACAGCGTGATCGCCGGAGCAGTTCTGGCGACAGGCTTGTGGTTCCCGGCCACCGCCGGCTTCGGCTACTACGTCCGCCACTTCGCCCAGTACAGCCTCTTCTACGGATCACTGGCAGCGGCCATCGTGCTGCTCGTGTGGCTTTACATCATTTCGGTGATCGTACTGCTCGGCGCGGAGTTCAATGCCGTCCTTTATCCACGTGCTTTTGCCACCGGTGAAACCACCATTATTCCTGTAACTCCGCGCAAGAAGCGGGCACGCTGA
- a CDS encoding helix-turn-helix domain-containing protein — protein sequence MSVSRQEDPRANQKERTRSALIAAAEELLRRGTPPTVAEAAEHAKVSRATAYRYFPTQDSMLLEVAEINPAVKPIDELVAQLSGDDVEARMLQLQDKFNRFALDNEVAMRSLLQASLGVWLANRNGKDHLPVRQGRRVRWLDKVLEPLKEKLTKRQLQRLRAALALTLSVEALIIMKDVCRLDDAEALATLRWTAQTLLRSGLR from the coding sequence ATGTCGGTATCACGTCAAGAAGACCCGCGCGCCAACCAGAAAGAGCGGACCCGCTCGGCCCTTATCGCCGCCGCCGAAGAACTCCTCCGTCGTGGCACTCCCCCCACCGTCGCCGAAGCCGCCGAGCACGCCAAAGTTTCGCGCGCCACAGCATACCGCTATTTCCCAACTCAGGACTCCATGCTGCTCGAAGTCGCTGAAATCAATCCCGCCGTGAAACCGATCGACGAACTCGTCGCGCAACTCTCGGGCGATGACGTCGAGGCCCGTATGCTTCAGCTCCAGGACAAGTTCAACCGCTTCGCCCTCGATAACGAAGTCGCCATGCGCAGCCTCTTACAGGCGTCGCTTGGAGTCTGGCTCGCCAACCGCAACGGAAAAGATCACCTCCCAGTTCGCCAGGGCCGCAGGGTGCGTTGGCTCGACAAAGTCCTGGAACCGCTGAAAGAAAAATTGACCAAGCGTCAGTTGCAGCGACTTCGCGCGGCACTCGCCCTCACGCTCAGCGTCGAAGCTCTCATTATCATGAAAGATGTCTGCCGTCTCGACGACGCGGAAGCGCTCGCTACTCTTCGCTGGACAGCGCAGACCCTGTTGCGCTCCGGGTTGCGCTGA
- a CDS encoding ester cyclase — protein sequence MPMTREQMDQVVTEHFMYEAMDNIEGVLGSLVADAEHEMVPSPMGGALHNADQIRAFYNMLFADIKGEDVTPVRRLYGDTFMVDEAIWHGRVENGRSFGCAGKSGKVSFRILHVFEFRDGKISRENVWCDIAAIQQQLGVTALAASS from the coding sequence ATGCCAATGACACGCGAACAGATGGACCAGGTAGTGACCGAGCACTTCATGTACGAAGCCATGGACAATATCGAAGGTGTCCTCGGGAGCCTGGTTGCCGACGCGGAACACGAGATGGTTCCCTCGCCGATGGGCGGCGCCCTGCATAATGCCGACCAGATCCGCGCGTTCTACAACATGCTTTTTGCCGACATTAAGGGCGAAGATGTAACCCCCGTGCGCCGGTTATACGGCGACACCTTCATGGTCGACGAAGCGATCTGGCACGGCCGGGTGGAGAACGGGCGCTCGTTCGGCTGCGCCGGCAAGAGCGGCAAAGTCAGCTTCCGCATTCTGCACGTGTTCGAGTTCCGCGACGGCAAAATCAGCCGAGAAAATGTCTGGTGCGATATTGCAGCAATACAGCAGCAGTTAGGGGTCACGGCCTTAGCGGCTAGCAGCTAG